One segment of Streptomyces roseifaciens DNA contains the following:
- a CDS encoding penicillin-binding transpeptidase domain-containing protein, with the protein MHKGAKIAIGVVTAAMVGAAGMGAYNLVDAVAGDGSTGAHGEPAPLRTGPPTADEVERTARDFLAAWESGDTAKAARLTDNTAAATTALTGYRETVHVEKVALKPGTPQGAKVPFSVSAEISHGKQRSTWTYDSALEVVRGRSTGQALVDWQPSVVHPKLARNETLRTDAGAAPQVDAVDRNGTKLEAKDYPSLASVLPQLRKRFGEAAGGEPGLEVQAVPEGGAEAAAAAGIAPRTLHVVSRGKPATLKTTLDAGAQRAAESAVGRHADASVVAVKASTGEILAVANSKKTEFNTALMGQTAPGSTMKIITSAMLLEQGKAAPGKPLPCPKYATYGMRFHNVEESENPGATFAQDFAASCNTAFISLAGQVGDGALAAEARDVFGLGLEWKTGLATFDGSVPAESGAGKAAAMIGQGKVQMSALNVASMAATVRAGSFHQPYIVDPSLDDRQLARAARDLPGPVAEQLRSMMRLTATSGTGARAMSGLGGDIGAKTGSAEVDGQAKPNGWFSAYRGDVAAAAYVQQGGHGGDSAGPVVAAVLRAS; encoded by the coding sequence ATGCACAAGGGTGCGAAGATCGCCATCGGCGTCGTGACCGCGGCCATGGTGGGGGCGGCCGGCATGGGCGCGTACAACCTCGTGGACGCCGTGGCGGGTGACGGCTCGACAGGAGCCCACGGGGAACCCGCCCCGCTGAGAACCGGGCCGCCGACGGCGGACGAGGTCGAGAGGACGGCGCGCGACTTCCTCGCCGCCTGGGAGTCCGGCGACACCGCCAAGGCCGCCCGCCTCACCGACAACACGGCCGCGGCGACCACCGCGCTCACCGGCTACCGCGAGACCGTCCACGTGGAGAAGGTGGCCCTGAAGCCGGGCACGCCGCAAGGCGCCAAGGTGCCGTTCTCCGTGAGCGCCGAGATCTCCCACGGCAAGCAGCGCTCCACGTGGACGTACGACTCCGCGCTCGAAGTCGTCCGCGGCAGGAGCACCGGGCAGGCGCTCGTCGACTGGCAGCCCTCCGTCGTCCACCCCAAGCTCGCGCGCAACGAGACCCTGAGGACGGACGCGGGCGCGGCCCCGCAGGTCGACGCCGTCGACCGGAACGGCACGAAGCTGGAAGCCAAGGACTACCCCTCGCTCGCGTCCGTCCTGCCGCAGCTGCGCAAGCGGTTCGGGGAGGCGGCGGGCGGCGAGCCGGGCCTGGAGGTGCAGGCCGTGCCGGAGGGCGGGGCGGAGGCCGCGGCCGCGGCGGGGATCGCCCCGAGGACCCTGCACGTCGTCTCGCGGGGCAAGCCCGCCACGCTCAAGACGACGCTCGACGCCGGTGCGCAGCGGGCGGCCGAGTCCGCCGTCGGGCGGCACGCCGACGCGTCCGTCGTCGCGGTCAAGGCGAGCACGGGCGAGATCCTGGCCGTCGCCAACTCCAAGAAGACCGAGTTCAACACCGCGCTGATGGGCCAGACCGCGCCCGGCTCCACGATGAAGATCATCACGTCGGCGATGCTGCTCGAACAGGGCAAGGCCGCGCCCGGCAAGCCGCTGCCCTGCCCCAAGTACGCCACGTACGGGATGCGCTTCCACAACGTGGAGGAGAGCGAGAACCCCGGCGCCACCTTCGCGCAGGACTTCGCGGCCTCCTGCAACACCGCCTTCATCTCGCTCGCGGGCCAGGTCGGCGACGGGGCGCTCGCGGCGGAGGCGCGGGACGTCTTCGGGCTCGGGCTGGAGTGGAAGACGGGCCTCGCCACGTTCGACGGCAGCGTGCCGGCCGAGTCCGGGGCGGGCAAGGCCGCGGCGATGATCGGGCAGGGCAAGGTGCAGATGTCCGCGCTGAACGTGGCCTCCATGGCCGCCACGGTGCGCGCCGGCTCCTTCCACCAGCCCTACATCGTCGACCCGTCCCTCGACGACCGGCAGCTCGCCCGCGCGGCCCGCGACCTGCCCGGCCCGGTCGCGGAGCAGCTGCGCTCGATGATGCGGCTGACGGCGACGTCGGGCACGGGCGCCCGGGCCATGTCCGGGCTCGGCGGCGACATCGGCGCGAAGACGGGCTCGGCGGAGGTCGACGGCCAGGCCAAGCCGAACGGCTGGTTCAGCGCGTACCGCGGTGACGTGGCCGCGGCGGCGTACGTCCAACAGGGCGGCCACGGCGGCGACTCGGCGGGCCCGGTGGTGGCGGCGGTCCTGAGGGCGTCCTGA
- a CDS encoding acyltransferase family protein produces MGQKISARELAAATPSGRDRVIDLLRVASLGTVVLGHWLMAAVTVDDDGRAAVGNLLAVEPKLQLLTWALQIMPVFFFVGGFSHALSYRSLTRRTGGPAYALFLRARLQRLLRPTMLFVAVWGAGALALQLSGQRGALADVAARLVAQPLWFIGIYLAMVAFTPPLLRLHERYGWAAFAALVAAAAAVDVLRFAAGVPYVEFLNFGFVWLAVHQLGFLRADGRLSLRVPWALAAAGLAGAVALVAFGPYPLSMVGMPGEKISNMAPPTAALLCHGMWLIGAVELLRGPMTRLVARPRVWRTVIAANGVAMTAFLWHLTAMLGVYGAMLALHVPLPEPAGAAWWLQVPLRIAAAAALTALLVAVFRKAEQPPAPAATAATAAVRRGTGPAAALGVTLTLFGVLGLSMVGFGGLLDGHSAVLVAVRVTAPVTVAMCAAGWLLVERAGKSTAARTA; encoded by the coding sequence ATGGGACAGAAGATCAGTGCGCGGGAGCTCGCCGCGGCGACGCCCTCGGGACGCGACCGCGTCATCGACCTGTTGCGCGTGGCCTCCCTCGGGACCGTCGTGCTCGGGCACTGGCTCATGGCCGCCGTGACCGTGGACGACGACGGCCGCGCCGCCGTCGGCAACCTGCTCGCGGTCGAGCCGAAGCTGCAACTGCTCACCTGGGCCCTGCAGATCATGCCGGTGTTCTTCTTCGTCGGCGGCTTCTCCCACGCCCTCTCCTACCGCTCCCTCACGCGCCGCACCGGCGGCCCCGCCTACGCGCTCTTCCTCCGCGCCCGCCTCCAGCGCCTCCTGCGCCCCACGATGCTCTTCGTCGCCGTGTGGGGCGCCGGTGCGCTCGCCCTCCAGCTGAGCGGCCAACGCGGCGCCCTCGCGGACGTCGCCGCGCGCCTCGTCGCCCAGCCCCTGTGGTTCATCGGCATCTACCTCGCCATGGTGGCCTTCACGCCGCCGCTCCTCCGCCTCCACGAGCGGTACGGCTGGGCCGCCTTCGCCGCCCTGGTCGCCGCGGCCGCTGCCGTCGACGTGCTGCGGTTCGCCGCCGGCGTCCCGTACGTGGAGTTCCTCAACTTCGGCTTCGTCTGGCTGGCCGTCCACCAGCTCGGCTTCCTGCGCGCCGACGGGCGCCTGAGCCTTCGCGTGCCGTGGGCGCTCGCCGCAGCCGGTCTCGCGGGCGCGGTCGCCCTCGTGGCGTTCGGGCCGTACCCGCTGTCCATGGTGGGCATGCCGGGCGAGAAGATCAGCAACATGGCGCCGCCCACCGCCGCCCTGCTCTGCCACGGCATGTGGCTGATCGGCGCGGTCGAGCTGCTGCGCGGCCCGATGACGCGGCTCGTGGCCCGGCCCCGCGTCTGGCGCACCGTCATCGCCGCGAACGGCGTGGCGATGACGGCGTTCCTGTGGCACCTCACGGCGATGCTCGGCGTGTACGGGGCGATGCTGGCCCTGCACGTGCCCCTGCCGGAGCCGGCGGGCGCGGCCTGGTGGCTGCAGGTGCCGCTCCGCATCGCGGCCGCCGCGGCGCTCACGGCGCTCCTGGTCGCGGTCTTCCGCAAGGCCGAGCAGCCGCCGGCCCCTGCTGCCACGGCTGCCACGGCCGCGGTCCGCCGCGGCACCGGCCCGGCCGCCGCCCTCGGGGTCACGCTCACGCTCTTCGGCGTGCTGGGGCTGTCCATGGTGGGCTTCGGCGGGCTGCTGGACGGGCACTCCGCCGTCCTCGTCGCCGTACGGGTCACCGCGCCCGTCACCGTCGCCATGTGCGCCGCCGGCTGGCTGCTCGTCGAGCGGGCGGGAAAGAGCACGGCCGCGAGGACGGCGTGA
- a CDS encoding DMT family transporter — MTPLVAAAVLIAAVTHASWNAIAHGIKDQLLAFTLVGGGGAVCGLAMAGFVPLPAGAAWPYLLASAVLHVVYQMLLMRSFTLGDFGQMYPIARGTAPLAVTVLAAAFAGETPGGWQAAGVAVASAGLVGLAVWGIRGSGARPHWAAIVAAGATGLAIAAYTVVDGLGVRASGTPLGYIAWLMILEGTPIPLYAMAARRGAFKAEVRPFAVRGLLGGALSVSAYGLVLWAQTRADLAPISALRESSILVGAAIGALFFKERFGAPRIAAAGLMVAGIGMMLHAG; from the coding sequence ATGACCCCTTTGGTCGCCGCGGCCGTCCTCATAGCCGCCGTCACCCACGCCAGTTGGAACGCCATCGCGCACGGCATCAAGGACCAGCTCCTCGCCTTCACGCTCGTCGGGGGCGGCGGGGCGGTGTGCGGGCTGGCGATGGCGGGATTCGTACCGCTGCCGGCCGGGGCGGCCTGGCCGTACCTGCTGGCGTCCGCCGTCCTGCACGTCGTCTACCAGATGCTGCTCATGCGGTCGTTCACGCTCGGCGACTTCGGGCAGATGTACCCGATCGCCCGCGGCACCGCCCCGCTCGCCGTGACCGTCCTGGCCGCCGCCTTCGCCGGGGAGACGCCCGGCGGCTGGCAGGCGGCGGGCGTGGCCGTGGCCTCGGCCGGGCTGGTCGGGCTCGCGGTGTGGGGCATCCGGGGCTCCGGGGCCCGGCCCCACTGGGCGGCCATCGTGGCCGCCGGGGCGACGGGGCTGGCCATCGCCGCGTACACGGTCGTCGACGGCCTGGGCGTACGCGCCTCGGGCACGCCGCTCGGCTACATCGCGTGGCTGATGATCCTGGAGGGGACGCCCATCCCGCTGTACGCCATGGCAGCGCGGCGGGGCGCGTTCAAGGCGGAGGTCAGGCCGTTCGCCGTGCGCGGGCTGCTGGGCGGGGCGCTGTCGGTGTCCGCGTACGGGCTGGTGCTGTGGGCGCAGACGCGCGCCGACCTCGCGCCCATCTCGGCGCTGCGGGAATCGTCGATCCTGGTGGGGGCGGCGATCGGGGCGCTGTTCTTCAAGGAGCGGTTCGGGGCGCCGCGGATCGCTGCGGCGGGGCTGATGGTGGCGGGGATCGGGATGATGCTGCACGCGGGGTGA
- a CDS encoding SDR family NAD(P)-dependent oxidoreductase, with translation MQPVQPLQRFDGYAALVTGAGRGIGAATAHRLAAEGARVLVTDLDGDRAARSAARIRADGLAAEALACDVGDRAAVEAAVAHAVSRFGGLDVLVNNAYSFHPDPPLVEDVTDDAWSRDLDITLTGAFRCVRAAMPHLAAARDGRGAVVGIGSVNGEQDYGNFAYSAAKAGLAGLTRTLAGQCAARGVRVNLVAPGTVRTHGWDDRPGALERAAPLYPLGRVGEPEDIAAAVAFLASRDAAWITGVTLPVDGGILIGNIGLQQAFRGE, from the coding sequence ATGCAGCCCGTGCAGCCTCTGCAACGCTTCGACGGTTACGCCGCCCTCGTCACCGGCGCGGGCCGCGGCATCGGCGCCGCCACCGCGCACCGCCTCGCCGCCGAGGGCGCGCGCGTCCTGGTCACGGATCTCGACGGCGACCGCGCCGCCCGTTCCGCCGCCCGCATCCGCGCGGACGGCCTCGCCGCGGAGGCGCTGGCCTGCGACGTGGGCGACCGGGCCGCCGTCGAAGCGGCGGTGGCGCACGCCGTGTCCCGGTTCGGCGGCCTGGACGTCCTGGTCAACAACGCGTACTCGTTCCACCCCGACCCCCCGCTCGTGGAGGACGTCACCGACGACGCCTGGTCCCGGGACCTCGACATCACCCTGACCGGAGCGTTCCGCTGCGTACGGGCGGCCATGCCGCACCTGGCGGCCGCCCGGGACGGCCGCGGCGCGGTCGTCGGCATCGGCTCCGTCAACGGCGAGCAGGACTACGGCAATTTCGCGTACAGCGCCGCCAAGGCCGGCCTGGCGGGCCTGACCCGGACCCTGGCCGGGCAGTGCGCGGCCCGCGGCGTGCGCGTCAACCTGGTCGCCCCCGGCACGGTCCGCACGCACGGCTGGGACGACCGCCCCGGCGCGCTGGAGCGGGCGGCCCCGCTGTATCCGCTGGGGCGGGTCGGCGAGCCGGAGGACATCGCCGCCGCAGTCGCCTTCCTCGCCTCGCGCGACGCCGCGTGGATCACGGGCGTCACCCTCCCCGTGGACGGCGGCATCCTCATCGGCAACATCGGCCTGCAGCAAGCGTTCAGAGGGGAGTGA
- a CDS encoding serine hydrolase domain-containing protein: MVDVQGTVADGFEPVRDAFAENFARRGERGAAVAVYRDGRKVVDLWGGARDADGGEEPWRRGTAQIVRSATKGVAAAVLLLLHQRGQVDLDAPVGTYWPEFKAAGKERVLVRHLLSHRAGLPALDEPLTPAQAVDGVSGPAALAAQAPAWEPGTAHGYHAQTYSWLIGELVERITGRSIGRWIAQEVAGPLGLDLWLGLPESEQQAGRVGRIADIEAPAAPSSAGLRVRPKQSVTDAYRDPESLTRRAFAAISPAADENDPAYRAAELPASAGIATADALARFYASLIGDVDGVRRLFAPATLTLARTEESAGPDRVLVVNTRFGLGYMLHGPSSPLLAPGSFGHPGRGGSLAFADPESGVSFGYVTNGMQKNVTADPRAQALVRALAKALAP, encoded by the coding sequence GCCGTCTACCGCGACGGGCGCAAGGTCGTCGACCTGTGGGGCGGCGCCCGGGACGCCGACGGCGGCGAGGAGCCGTGGCGGCGCGGCACCGCGCAGATCGTCCGCTCCGCCACGAAGGGCGTGGCCGCGGCGGTCCTGCTGCTCCTGCACCAGCGCGGACAGGTGGACCTGGACGCGCCCGTCGGCACGTACTGGCCCGAGTTCAAGGCGGCCGGCAAGGAACGGGTCCTCGTCCGGCACCTGCTGTCGCACCGCGCCGGCCTGCCCGCGCTCGACGAGCCCCTCACCCCGGCGCAGGCCGTCGACGGCGTCAGCGGCCCCGCGGCGCTGGCCGCCCAGGCCCCGGCGTGGGAGCCCGGCACGGCGCACGGCTACCACGCGCAGACGTACAGCTGGCTGATCGGCGAGCTGGTCGAGCGCATCACCGGCCGCTCGATCGGCCGCTGGATCGCCCAGGAAGTGGCCGGGCCGCTGGGCCTGGACCTGTGGCTGGGCCTGCCGGAGTCCGAGCAGCAGGCGGGCCGGGTCGGGCGCATCGCGGACATCGAGGCGCCGGCGGCCCCGTCGTCGGCCGGCCTGCGGGTGCGACCGAAGCAGTCCGTCACGGACGCCTACCGCGACCCGGAGTCCCTGACGCGGCGCGCCTTCGCGGCGATATCCCCGGCGGCGGACGAGAACGACCCGGCGTACCGCGCCGCCGAGCTGCCCGCCTCGGCGGGCATCGCGACGGCGGACGCGCTCGCCCGCTTCTACGCGTCCCTGATCGGGGACGTGGACGGCGTACGGCGCCTCTTCGCACCGGCGACGCTGACGCTGGCCCGCACGGAGGAGTCGGCCGGCCCGGACCGGGTCCTGGTCGTGAACACCCGCTTCGGCCTGGGCTACATGCTCCACGGCCCGTCCTCGCCCCTCCTGGCCCCCGGCTCCTTCGGCCACCCGGGCCGCGGCGGCTCCCTGGCCTTCGCGGACCCGGAATCGGGCGTGTCCTTCGGCTACGTCACGAACGGCATGCAGAAGAACGTCACAGCGGACCCCCGAGCCCAGGCCCTGGTACGAGCCCTTGCGAAGGCGCTCGCCCCCTAG